Genomic window (Candidatus Eisenbacteria bacterium):
GCCTGCGGGTTCCGCAGCCGCGCGCGCTTCCGCATCGCGATCTACTTCCACTGCGGCGGACTCGACCTCTACCCCGCCTGCGCGTGGTCAGGCGCATGATTCCAGCCACACCATTCTCGGAAGCCCCCGGGTTATGAGCCGGACTGTCTGGGTGGGCACGGGTCGGACGAGGTGCGGGCCGCGGTGCGGTGCCTCCAGAAGATGACATCGATGACCTGGACCGACGTCTTCAGGACAGGGGGCAAGCAGCCACAGAGCAGGACCGGACTACACTGGACGGTCTACCCCAACTCAGCGCTTAGAGGCGTCACTCGTCCGGCGAACCTGAGTCCTGACGTCCGCATCGTCGGGATCCGAGCGTCCGAGCGTCAGCGCATCTTCGGCGCGCACCTTGACGACGCCTTTTACGTGATCTGGTTCGACCGTTGCCACGGCATCGTCCCCGCCTGACGGGCCCAGCAGCAGTTCCTCGACTTTGGCGCCGAGCGCGTGGCCGGTTCATGCGCATTCTTCGGCGGTCCAGCCGGGACGCGCGGTAATTGCCCTTCCCTGGAGTCGCTTGACGAACTGCAGTCCAGGGACCTCCCCGTAGCCTGGCCCGCCGAGATGCGCCGCACTCCACGCTTGACTTCGGTGTGCCGCAGAGCGGAGACTGCGCCCCGTCGCGCCAAATAGGCCGACGCCAGCTGCAGGGGTCCACCCTCAGTTGGGCACAAGGCGAATCGCCTTTGCGATTGGAGCGCCACCATGGCCGCTACGACCCATCTGACTTTCCCCGTTGTTTCGTTCCGCCACCTCGAAACCCCGTTTCAGCCGAAGGGGTTCCGCGACTACTTCGCGATCGTCGAGGTGAAGAATCTTCCCGATCTCACTGATTGGCGGAAGATCAACGTTCGTGACCCGAAGCTCACTGGGTCCGTCCCGCGAGCCATCCGCGACAGCCTGCACGCGAACACGGAGACCTTCCTCTTCCTGAACCGCGGGCTCGTCATCTCGGCCGCCGACGTGTCGTTCGACAATCGCTCCGGCAAGTTGTCGCTCGTGATGGAGGATCCGAATCTCCATGGGCTGATGGATGGCGGGCACACGTACAAGATCCTCATCGAGGAGCAGGAAGGTCTCGAGGGGACTCAGTACGTCCGACTCGAGATCATTCAGGGATTCACGAAGGACGACATCCGCGATCTCGTCGACGCTCGCAACACCTCGAATCAAGTGCGCGACGAGAGCCTGATGAACTTGGCGGGCGAGTTCGACAAGCTCAAGAGGGCTGTCTCCCGTCATCAGTACGCTGAGCTCATCGCGTACAAGGAGCACGAGATCATGGAGGACGGTGGCACCAAGCCGATCGACATCCGTGAGATCATCTCGCTGCTCATGGTTTTCGATCGGGAGCACTTCGATGCTGCCACCCACCCGATCAATGCGTATCGCTCGAAGGCTGCCAGCCTGAACCACTTCGGCCAGAACCGGAGGTCCTTCGAGAAGATCTACCCGCTTGCGAACGACATTCTCCAGCTCTGGGACCACATCCACCTGCAGCTGCCCGAGCTCTACAACCGGGCGCGCGGGAAGGGAGAGGATGTGAGCGGTGGGAAGTTCGGGAAGCTCACCGGCGTGGCCATGTACGAGGGCAAGCGCCGCGAACCCCTCTATTTCGTCAAGGGCGATTCGAAGTACAGTATTCCGACCGGGTTCAAGTACCCGATCCTCGGTGCGTTCCGTGCAATTCTCGAAGAATCTGACGGGCGGTACGTGTGGGGCAAGGGTCTCGACCCTAAGGTGCTGCTCATGTCCGGGCTCGGGGAGACGCTTGCCGGTATTGTCGGCAACTTCGCTCTCGATCAGCGCAACCCATCGAAGACGGGAAAGTCGGCACTTGTCTGGC
Coding sequences:
- a CDS encoding AIPR family protein codes for the protein MAATTHLTFPVVSFRHLETPFQPKGFRDYFAIVEVKNLPDLTDWRKINVRDPKLTGSVPRAIRDSLHANTETFLFLNRGLVISAADVSFDNRSGKLSLVMEDPNLHGLMDGGHTYKILIEEQEGLEGTQYVRLEIIQGFTKDDIRDLVDARNTSNQVRDESLMNLAGEFDKLKRAVSRHQYAELIAYKEHEIMEDGGTKPIDIREIISLLMVFDREHFDAATHPINAYRSKAASLNHFGQNRRSFEKIYPLANDILQLWDHIHLQLPELYNRARGKGEDVSGGKFGKLTGVAMYEGKRREPLYFVKGDSKYSIPTGFKYPILGAFRAILEESDGRYVWGKGLDPKVLLMSGLGETLAGIVGNFALDQRNPSKTGKSALVWQSCYQAAELVYLRSKAAK